Genomic DNA from Schistosoma haematobium chromosome 1, whole genome shotgun sequence:
acATTCTGTTAGCCTAATATAAAAACTAAACCGGCAGATTACGTgatatgattaataaaaattGATCAATACTAAGGACTTGAAGAAATAACATTGGTTACTTCACCGAGATTGAATGATTTGAAAAATCAATCCTAAAGTTGTATAGGAAATGGTTCTCCAGTTCTTTCAGAATTGTAAACAGGCTGACAATAACTGACAAAAAGGATTCAGATAAAGCATCATACATTTGCCCTCAACATAAAATGACCACATAAGTAACTAATTTTTTAATCTCAATTTTGCAGTTCATTGCTAATCTTGTCAACCATatcataatttattaaatacgAAAGTTATTCTGTTTAGAAAACATCACTATGATGCCGTTGTAACTCAGAACGAAACGAAACAGACTGATACTAATGTATTGTGAAAATCATTTTTATCTAAAGGGAATGTTAGTTTTTAATTTATGTGACTGGAATTTTTTTAACAGGTGTGTTTGCGGGAATATACTGTCAAATATTACTAATTAGTGAGTCATTTTGtttcatgaaatttatttcacAAGTGGTAATAGTTCATTTCTAGATCCAAAGGGTGTATTAGATATTAGTGACAACAATTAATCTATCTCTTTAGTTTTGGAAAGTGAGAAAGTCTTTTGTAACATCATCTGAAATTAATCGAGAATTCATCTTCACTCATAGTATAGTAACATATATTACTTTACTGCCTTAAAACCTTTTGGTTGTACGTGATCAACAGTAAGAATAGAGACTTTAATTAATAGAGATTTAATTAATGGCTGAGTTTTAAAACTGTTGGTTAAAATATACGCTGTCAGCAAAATCATTTCCTTGAAATCTAGACATATACGTATACATATTTATGTACATACATCCTAGTCATTTCGCTGATGATAATCATCACTATAACACTATGTATTTTCATGAGTTATATTACATCCGCGGATAACTGCTTTGTATGAGTGAGCACTAACAGTTATGGTTGCAGATGGATATTCAAAATAACTGGGTAACAAATGTTTACACTTTCCTTCTACTGAATTAGttttaacaaaaaaatgatGTTTTACGTTTACAAAAGAACACTTTAAACCACTGATTTAAACAATTTTCAGATTATTACTTACACTTAATACACTGAACAATGAGATGTTTCGaggaataaaataatcactGAGAACACCAAGAATGATAGCCTTAAAAATTATGGATTAAAAGTTAAAAATAAGGATTTCTTAAGGTACTATAATTACGCTACCAATGCGAGATACAAATTACCAAATAATCgtagaaaaatatttatatatattttagcTACTAATACTTTGTTAGTAATATGAGCGAAGTTAATTAACTCGTTAATGGTTAgctgtgagactataatttgtcaTTAAATAATTTTCTAACCAAATATCGTGGTTGTATCTTAAAATTAAACACGGTGTGTACTGACGTTTTAAGATGCATttggctatatatatatatatatatatatatatatgttggaAAATACATACATCATAATGAGGCTTTAAACTTAGTTGAAATAAAACGATGTGTTACATGAAATACATGCAGCTAAATATTGAATTTGACTGGATTCAAAAGCTGCAGTGCAATTTTAAAATGACGTTTGTGATAATCTCCTTTTTTTCTTCATGTGAAAATGAACCAGAATCTAATTTGTGTTTAGGAACATCATAAACTACTTATTTACGGTCATCAGCATTCATTCACCCATGACCTTTAACTTACATGTACAGACCACTCAATTTCCCAAATTATTCATCTAGACAATTTTGGATATTCCTTTGCATAGcgtagaaatatatatatatatattagaacaAAAACACATTTTGTCACGGATTAGAGATCTACCGAATATCGGAAATCACTGTTTTCTCAGAGAAGATATTGAACAACTACCTCTTTGTATTATAAATTAACTAAAATTCAATGCACATATCATGTAATTCAAACTAAATGGCTTAATGGTATCTTGGTCTTCGAGAGAATTAAAAGTACTGAACCTTATATGTTGTTCTGTTGACTTCTGAAAAGTGTAGAATTAAGAAAGTGTCAGTTATCCCATACTACTTCTATCTTAACACTTAATAAAAAGATGTCTACTGTTAATGAACATTAATGTTAACTTATGTTTACCATGTTTAGCAAAATtttattatcaccattattatcatttttaaaaatatgtatatactaGCGATCGTGCAGCTCTGCAAACGAATTCACCGAAAACAGATCTCTTTCCTGAACCAATCTTCCTTATTTTATAACTTATATTTCGGCTGATTCCATCGGATGCATACATATACATTACCAATACCTGAATATTTATTGAACACcaatgaaaataatatcatCTTTATATTATCAGCAATATCATTACCACATGACTGAATAAATGTATTGATCACGTTTATTAACGTAAATAGAAAACTTCATTTTAGTCATTACAGTTAAACATGTCATATCAGACAAATTGAACAGCGGATCAAATAACATAATTAATCAACAGTAAAAACATTTACAGAGCGCACAATATATCTAATTATCTATTCAtaatatggtgtgtgctactgatgtcgacagatataagtagtacgtatcatcaatcgaaaaagGAATGCCCCGTGGtagaaggttaaaaagatcgAAGAAAGGAGAACTAGAAcggagaatgattggtgtggaaacgaaggaacaatgatgTCTGAggcgattgattgacattttgcaaatgaggtATTAACTGTATGGttcacagattttactaagaagttctgtaattttgtgttcaaatacatttggttgtccccgcTGGTGTTCTCGCTCACTACAATAAGACAAATGTGTTAGATTTCaaattaaaaacagaaataTAAATTGAATCAATGTCATCATTAGAAATTGTATGAGTCCAAAGAACGAGAAGTCATAATATCGTCTTAAGACAACTATATAAAATTCGACTAAATAATTTACTCAATTTACCAAAATCTACTAATCGTACAGCCACATATTTCTGTTCATTCTATAAAACAATACAGCCAGTGCTTTGTGGATTTTTATGCATTTTCAGCTTATACACTTTATACATATTTCGATCTACTAGTCACTTaaagttagactatcatggaaaacgtgaaagcactgaatagccttttcgtcctattgtgggactcagtagtgcgcatccctggtcccgcctcgcgagatttgaacccaggacatatcgaTGTTTTTTTCCTTGTTGAGAAGATTTATCACGCACCTAATGTCATTAATGAGCTTCTGTCTGATAACCCCATTAGCAAAGAGAGATGACATGGTCAGGTAaaatcccagagtagtagaGATAGTAAAAGTATGGGCGATAATAGTTGTATCCGTAAAAGATTAAATGAAAGGTTGCATCCGGGAATTGTTTATGGacttttatatatattctttgaaGGTAACTAGATTGTATAcatttacatttttttttacCATATGTCTTCATTTGACCTATTAGGTACAATTAtatgatttattgttttaagTTTTTTCACGATCTATTAGTTACCGTCTCtcatattcacagccacttttggcttgatctggTATAACTGTCATTTTTCGTTTCGAGGTGTTATGAGGTCTAGTCTGCCTGTATATAAACTATGTGGATTATCCATATAGTAGAGGCGAATATTGTTCTCTGGTCTCAACGGGTAGGGCTAGGTGAGAAACTACAATATTGAGGACCAATGAGGATTCAGAGTTGACGCAAGACTGATAGTACGGTTGAGATATCAATGTTTTAACACGGGAACTAGGTCATATAAGTCAGTATTCTGATTGGCAATTTTTTCAGTGGCACAAGTCATCACAATTGACATAGCAAAAACAATAATGCTAGCAGTGAAAATGGCACTCTCTTCGGAAAAATTGCAGTCACCATTACAGCAGCAGATGATAACTTCTCAACAGTAACTCGTGGAAGCAGTTTTGGGGAGACTTTCTATTCAACAACATATATATAGGCAAACTAAACATATGGGATGTACCAGTGAGCGAAATATGCACGATAAAAATTCCAAATAGTAACCATGTAGACCTAAGCCATGTAGTCTACACAACTTATCATGGGATATTCCGATTGTCAGTGATTTTCTCGACTGATGTTATGCTTTGATTCGGaaccctagctttcttccactCTACTTCTAAACCAGATAACACCGCTCCTCGAGGTAcgcggtggttgggcatacgtaataaaTTTCCCAACCACCttaatcgatgaagatttactacctcatcaattgatttgccatacTTAGTACCATTTTCTTAACTTGGGGATTACCAACTCCGTGGTCCCAAAACACATGAGCACTGCTTCAAAGAATCCCCGAAAATCGCCCATTCTTGATGACCATGTTCCACACCCATGGAGTAGAACGGACTTCTGCACAACAACCTCTTCCTTTGGTTAGTAGACTGATATCTGATATACCCCGTAAGTAGGTTGGTAAAAGCCAgtcgagctttctgaatccgtgcggAGATTTCATCAAACGCCAGACCTTCAGGACTGATGAGAAACTTAAGATAAGTGAGGCAGTCAGTGAgttcaactacttcattccTTGTCACTAATTCAGGCACTGACGTAAGTCAACtctgaagtaacattttaaaTTTGGAGGGGGACAAATGCATCAAAAACATGCTTGCTTTGTTGCTTAAGTTAATCAagagactgcattttgtcagcgtcttcaacaaacagaactatatcatctaagtcaacaagtgaatctttTGGTAGATGATCAATCTTTGATGAGTCAGACgatgaaagtgttatctctcATAGCATTTCTATGatcaagttaaataaaaatgggcAAAGTGAAGAACTCTAACGAACACTTGAAATAACTAATTCCGACTAcagtttgccataagctctTACTCGACTATTAGTGTTCGAGTAGAGGGCATGTACAACGTTAATGTACTTCGTTGGTACGTGTTCCAGTGACTGACTGCCACATAACCTCACGAGTCGAATGGTGCTCTAAGGATAAAGAATACAACTACTATCGGATATCAAAAGTATGTTTATGTTCCAGTCTGCTCTACCTCGCTTTAGATTACTTAGAGCCTTTTCAATTTCGCCAAGAGTTAGGGGACTTACATCATTTTGCCATTAAGGTTGCTTAGAGATAGCGGATAACTGAGATACTTTCACTAACAATCGAATTTTAATACCCGTTTCCTTGATCAGACTAATCAGTTGTTTACTGTTACTAATCATCATCGTCTTCACCATTTCTCAATTCTTAACTTACCAATCCCTACGATTATTAAGTAAAGTTTTTATGAGCCCATGTTTAAGCTGCATCCGCTCCTCATGTTAAGAACCAGATGGGATGAGTTCCCAAGCATCTTTCAGTTCTGTAGATCACGATGAAATCCACTGATTTTACTTAACCGTTTGGTTTAATTTATGAGTAGATGCCATTGATGCTTTCACGGCTTTTCGATACCATGCTAAGTTACCTCGGGGTGAATATTATTTTCATGGTCGACTAATTCCTACAGTTGCTTCTGAAATGtatttttaacattttcgtTATTAATTTGGGGTATAAGGGATTTTCTTGTTGTCCAGTAAGATGCAGACAAATAAATGCTCGAACTGTGGCATGATCCGAGTCTTAACATGTACTCCAGAATGAAAAAGTCTTGTACCGAGCCTCTCCGACGATTGCTGATGAAAATATGATCTTTTCAGACCATTTCTGAGCCGATTGTGGAGTTTTTTCACTAAGCTGCAACACCATAAGGTCCGCCTAAACGCCTTTACGATGTTTTGTCAGACCAGGAATAAAATTTCATGGATCCAAAGCACTAGCATTCGTGGAGTGTGATGAAGATATACGAAAAGGATTAGTGATTGGGATGAAAGAATTATTAAGAAGCGAATGAGTGATTTGGTCGTGAAAAAGATGGTCTCAGGTGCTGATAGAAGTATGAGTGATTGTCACGTCATGAAAGGATATTTCTTCTTCAAAGATCTGACAAAAAGCTGAATTAGTTGTGGTCACGGCGACCTGAGAGCATGACCACAGAACCTAAGGAACAGCAGCTTGAGGCCAGTTACGCATGAAATTTTTTGGACCTTTTTAACGTGCTAGGTCAGCACTTCAATAAAATTTACCACCGGAGACCAAAACccgaggtaaggtgaggtgtaaTATTTCTAGGGTTAGCCCTGTTCTTCCGCTGCAGATGCTGCTTGTTCGAGGGAAACATCTTACCACTGTCGAACCCCTcaacagtcagcagtacgacgtTGCTCTCGAACCTTTAGTTGCTTATTTTAGTCTCACCATTCTCAAACCAatctgcctggcatggtaggacctgtAGGAGCATGTGTTACAGCCAATATAACTAGGTTGAGTCATCACGATAAGCTAGCCCGACCATCACCTCAAGGTAGCAACTACGGTTGTTGCATTTACACTACGGATGAATTTGGGTTCGCAAGAAGTTAAACTTAGTACTGCAATCTAATTATAGGATACTAGTTAGCACTAACATATTAGTGAAAATATAACATTGAAGTAATCTCAAAACTGGTAATCCTTCGAGATATGAGGACAAAGTTTGAAATTCTTAATCGCAAAGTGACATTTGATATATGTCGCCactaaaaattattttgatcaGATATTTAGTTGTGAAAACTAGACTACTCTAATGCAGACAATTCTTTTATAAAAATGTAGCTGTCTAAGAAAGTGTGTGAGTACAGTCAAATGGATGATTGGCAAATAATTACGAATCCCTATCCATTACCTACTCTGTTGTATGATGTAAATAAGAATTGAACCTGAATGCACAGAAATCAATTGACGAGactgttgattattattaacaattatATTTGGCTCTTCATAGTGCTACAAGTGGCAGATATATTACGAAACTGGAACTATTTTATCTGTTGCCTCGAAATTACAACTAGCGAAATCTCTAAattgattatttcaaaatatattacTAAAGTATTATAAAGCAATTTCTAGTCCAAACAACTATCGTCTTCAATCAGTGAATAACAAACACAACTCTATAGataaaaatacttcattttattcCAAACAAGCTCGTAAAAAATAAGGTAAATGATAAAAAGAGatcaaaaaataatatattatctAATTCTATGAGTAATAGACTAATTTGTAATCAGTTGACCGGTAAGAAAATTAACgtataataatgttaattaaacCAGGTTATACATTTCAGTACAGTGAAATCGTATTTATACACGGCcaaatatgtgtatatataattataaaaaatgaattatgatGATGCTAACAATCTAAATCtcataggatgaaacagccaaacaaataaacaaacaaaatagttACGCAATTGTCTGAATGTTCAATTGATTAATCAACCATTTAAACTAACCAAGTAGTCCATCGACAAAGGagataaaaatatacacatcACTCATTAATTATGCAAACGTATATAAGAGAATGAAATCAACTGATAAcggtttaatttttttattattttcagtagaaaaaaaaggataataaaaataagtgagAGAAAAAAATAGCCCAGTATATGAAACTTATTGGTTTTGATAACACAATTTTATTACTATTCATCATTGTGAATTGTGCAAAAATAAAATGGTTTAGACGAACAAATGAAaacaggatatatatatatatatatatatatatatatatatatatatatactgcttAAGCATGAGATTTGTGCATACATGATAAATCACAATCCGTATGCACTTCAACATGAGTAATCATTACTGAAGGTGACCGACTATCATTGATTTCATTATTTAGTCCAGATTCAGTGTCACTTTCACTACACTGTTTACCTAATGAGAAAATACAACAAAATAGAAAGGATAAAGAGGATATTTCATGGAAATAATATAAAGTAACCTTGAAAAGCCTTATGTATTATGAAGCTAGAAATCATCAAAATGACTGTGTGATAACTTTTGGTAGCTAAGCTGAATTAAGGATTAGAGCAAAATTTATGATTCAAACTAATGAACTATCATTGTTAAAAAAAGAATATGGATGTTATTCGTGAAGAACAATGTTTGTATGAAAATAGATTTGTTGCATATACCATGAAAACAGTAACTAATGAGACAACATGGCGCTAAGTAGGTTATTAAGTTTATTAGTGGATCAAATACAGTTTATATTATGAAGTGATATTGTAGTGTATGTTGCTTATGTCAACATTGCTATGGAGGTCTGCATACCGGCGGACTCGATATTTCAACGGGGAGCGTGGCACAGAttacagcaaaggtggcacggcGAGCAGAACAACCGCAAAAGCGACTGTTTAAAGGGTGAAcgagtgtggtgtatgctacttatatctgtcgacataagtagtatgtaacaccaatcggaagtgagaaacctggcagcagaaggttaagaagaccGAGTTTAGGAAAACAAAAAGGGAAATAGGAAGGAATTGTGgattggaagaatcatacagaatgtgaaggacaactGATATAAGATTTGCAAAAGAAGCATCttatgtatggttctcatattttaagACGATGCTTTGTAATTTCGTACCAAATAGTGGATTGGTCTTCCTCAGCCGAGTGTTTATTCATTACAATGTTTGCTGGTGAACCAGTGAAAGCAAAGAATCTAACGGTAAGAACTATTATTGTAACTAGtttaatagttctcagattcaatattgaataaaatattattatttcatttataccaCACAATTACCATACTACTACATAATTGGGGATGATCTCATATATCTAAAGGAAACAGCTGTCAGGTACTATATGATTTTTAATTGGTGCTAAATCGACTGCAGGTCCAATCAAAGAAAAGTGATGAAAACATTTCTTCAGTTATAGAACTAAATGAAGTTTAATTAATCCATAGAAAATATGTAGCAGTGAGGAAAATAGTATGTTGATTCCAAAATACTCATAGTGGTCGAATTACAAGGACAAACTAACATTATCTAGAAAGCCAATAAACAGTAAGAAACCGCGAACAGATGTTTCATATCGACAATGACTTATCTGTAGTAAGCAGACACTACTTCCCATGCGATCGAAACCAAGTTTATGAAGAAATGTTATTCAATCGTTTAGTATGTGACATCGAGTGATCAAAATACAATCTTGGTACAAAATTACCTTTTGACGGGACTGTTAACTCCATAGGTTGGGGCCTTCCAAAGAAACATCGAGAAATCCAACTCGACGTAGATACACACTCAAAATAAAAGTAGTTTTATGAAAaagattttaaatattttaagtgTAATTTCTATTACAATTCTCTTCGAACCGGTAAATGTTTAGAAACAAGAATTCTTATTTTGATTTTACATCAATCCATAAAAATAAGATTAAGGATGAAAGTAATTAAGAATTACAGTATTACCTAGTAGTATAAAGATCGGTTTATACAAGAATCGaatggaatttatttattttacattctAGGACGATTCGTAGAACGAATGAAGAAAATGGTTTAAGTAAGAAATACTTTCGCATAAACAACAAGAACGGTGTTTTTCACATGAATTATTCAACTAAATAATTAACATCAAGTGAtcgagaaaagaaaaaaaagaactttTACCATTGATTTCAAATCAATACATTGTTAAAATGTTTCACATGTTTGTGTAATGAACAAATCTTAACATATAcaaccattgttttcagtaaaATACATTCAACTGTGATATATGGAATTGTATGTGTGGGTAATATAATAATTCATGATCAATTTAAAGATAAAACACTTAGATTTTTTTTAAACGACCACCTATCAGTAGTACAAACACGTTATCAATATATGATCCCTGAACAATTCTTGACTCATGAAAGATGAGATGTTTATGAATTTAACGAAAGATAACATTTACATTCACTGATTCTGATGTCACAACTAGCTCAAATCAACGGGGCATCTATCTTTTTAAACTGTGAGAATAAATTATCTTGTTTTACATAcattttaactaaataattatgTACGTAAACCATGTGCTTTCatataaaaaaaaacttgaaaCCTCTTAAGATACTTAGTAATTAAAAAATCCAAAAAGAAATATCACAACATTTGGTCTATTTTCTTTCGTGTTTACTAATTGAGGAAGTAATAGACGTTTACTTCGAAACTTTCACATTAAATACagtatacgataaaaatattttagaacCATAAATATTCGAAGAACTTTGCGTGTGATGATTGACAGCTAATCACTGTTAAGAATTTTTATAGAAACATATTCTTGAACATTACCAAGTTAAGTGGGTACAAAACAACAACTTATCCCTATACTGAATATTCTGTGCTGAGATttgtataatataaataaatacatgtaTTGACTCAAGAGAGTATTTTACTGTTATTATCCCATGAATAATACAAGTCAAATgaacaaaatgataaatatgtGAGATGGAAGGGTTTACTCAGATTTCTTATTGGTGTCTTAAGTTGTTCCTAATTACGAAATATGACATCGAACCTGAGATTTATCTTTTGAGATCACTGAACAAAGTTCAACCCAAAATTTTCcctcaaaaaacaaaaaaaaattaaccTTTTACGAGGGATTCAGCGACAATCTGAGAACATTCAGGTTGTAATTCCACGGCTGTATTAACATTATTAGTTCCCTGTTCATAGTCGGATGAATTATGACCTCTGGAATAAGAACTTGATACATTTGTCAGAAAGCTTTCCAAGGTTTCACGAATTGAGGTAGTCATCTTCATTCGCCTAAGTGATGAAGCACTTGATTGTTCAACAGAAGCATTAATAAGCGGAGTATGTTCATCTGAATGGACGTTCTCACTGTAGAAACTTAACTGAGGTGATGAAGTAGTATCTTCTGAATCAGAATCTTCTTCGAAAGACGAATCATCCAAAAATGGAGCTTCAGATGTAGTGGCATATGCAGAAGCGCGTCTATATCTTGTAGAAGTTGAAATGTAGACTCTAGGACGATTGTGAACTTTCTTCTTACATATAGGACAAAAACCACGACGTTTTAAAAGCCACGGATCTACACATTTACTGTGGTAAGCTTTAAAAAGAATAGGACGGTTTTAAAgtaaatgaacagaaatttcAAATGCTATTAATGCGTTAACTAGTAAACAAATATTAGTAACTTGGTAATGAATGGAAATCTGTTGACCAAATTTATAATTGACGAACAAAAAATTCATATTCACAACTTCCCTAACGACTATACAGAAACATCTAACACCATTTTCAGTGGGTAGTGATCTTTTTAATACAGGGACTATTCGTAGAAACATTTCTATCAGTAATTGAGATATCAGATGGAAGATGAGAAATCGTGTTTAGTCTAGATCTATAATAAGTCAATGGTCACGCGAAAAGCTCAGTAATAACCACTTTTATTTTAGAGCTTTGACTATTTAGATTTTATG
This window encodes:
- the RNF13 gene encoding E3 ubiquitin-protein ligase rnf13 (EggNog:ENOG410VCAA~COG:O) — translated: MGYNSSTNVSIPVVMVGLSDGELLLNKYCVPHYFVEILPAHRRSIVLYLIPLITCLLISVVALSVAYGIRLLNRYRRRYRYCLPVKELRKIPETLFVKDSNEFETCAICLEDYKDGDKLRVLPCGHAYHSKCVDPWLLKRRGFCPICKKKVHNRPRVYISTSTRYRRASAYATTSEAPFLDDSSFEEDSDSEDTTSSPQLSFYSENVHSDEHTPLINASVEQSSASSLRRMKMTTSIRETLESFLTNVSSSYSRGHNSSDYEQGTNNVNTAVELQPECSQIVAESLVKGKQCSESDTESGLNNEINDSRSPSVMITHVEVHTDCDLSCMHKSHA